A single genomic interval of Arthrobacter globiformis harbors:
- a CDS encoding iron-siderophore ABC transporter substrate-binding protein, with protein sequence MAAAGTTRRSLLKTAGKATAVLAAAALSLTACSTGPASTASEASATSSASAQFPVTIKHVFGETTIKEQPKRVVTVSWVNDDVAIALGVVPVGVPKNEWGGNDKGSTPWKDAALEKLGAGFGSDNAPVQFSEADGINFTEIAKLNPDVILGAYSGLTEEDYKKLSEIAPVVAHPELAYGTSWQDSTSIIGKALGKEAEATKLIADTEATVKDKVSDYPQLAGKSFIYGNLEPAKSDGVNVYTANDNRPRFLSEIGMKLAPVVEENSKGSKEFFIPWSAEKANELESDIFVTWVPDAKTTDSIKADPLLGQIPAIKNGAMVADSDNTLTLSISASSPLSLPWSLDTFLPQLAKAADAA encoded by the coding sequence ATTGCTGCCGCTGGCACCACGCGCCGCTCACTGCTCAAGACCGCCGGCAAGGCCACCGCCGTCCTCGCCGCCGCGGCACTCTCCCTGACCGCATGCTCCACAGGGCCTGCCTCCACCGCTTCGGAAGCCAGCGCCACTTCATCCGCCAGCGCGCAGTTCCCCGTCACCATCAAGCACGTCTTTGGCGAGACCACCATTAAGGAACAGCCCAAACGCGTCGTCACGGTCTCCTGGGTCAACGACGACGTTGCAATCGCGCTGGGCGTAGTTCCGGTGGGTGTGCCCAAGAACGAATGGGGCGGCAACGACAAGGGGTCCACGCCGTGGAAGGACGCCGCGCTGGAGAAGCTCGGCGCGGGGTTCGGTTCGGACAATGCCCCGGTCCAGTTCTCCGAGGCTGACGGCATCAACTTCACTGAGATCGCCAAGCTCAATCCGGACGTCATCCTGGGTGCCTACTCCGGCCTGACGGAAGAGGACTACAAGAAGCTCAGCGAAATCGCGCCAGTGGTTGCCCACCCCGAGCTGGCCTACGGCACATCCTGGCAGGACTCCACGAGCATCATCGGCAAGGCGCTGGGCAAGGAAGCCGAAGCCACGAAGTTGATCGCTGACACCGAGGCCACCGTCAAGGACAAGGTTTCCGACTACCCGCAGCTCGCCGGCAAGAGCTTCATCTACGGAAACCTCGAGCCGGCCAAGAGCGACGGCGTGAACGTGTACACCGCCAACGACAACCGGCCGCGCTTCCTCAGCGAGATCGGCATGAAGCTCGCCCCCGTGGTGGAGGAGAACTCGAAGGGATCCAAGGAATTCTTCATCCCGTGGTCCGCGGAGAAGGCCAACGAGCTCGAGTCCGACATCTTCGTGACCTGGGTCCCGGACGCCAAGACCACCGATTCCATCAAGGCTGACCCACTGCTGGGCCAGATCCCGGCCATCAAGAACGGCGCCATGGTCGCGGACTCGGACAACACGCTCACCCTGTCCATCTCGGCCTCCTCGCCGCTGAGCCTGCCGTGGTCGCTGGACACGTTCCTGCCGCAGCTGGCCAAAGCCGCCGACGCTGCCTAG
- a CDS encoding MFS transporter, with protein MTAPPAPKPTRSASAITTVLALSGTLVALMQTLVVPLLPDFPRILSVTPDDASWLVTATLLASAVATPIVSRSADMYGKRKMMVICLAIMVAGSVMAALGGTFLWLIIGRALQGFSASLIPVGISIMRDELPKEKMGSAVALMSATLGIGSAMGLPLAGLLYESLGWTSIFWVSAAAGMLLLLAVVLVVPESKVRTPGRFDYAGALVLSAALGSLLLAISKGGAWGLGLGTRAAAVPRGGAAAGRLDSL; from the coding sequence ATGACAGCACCCCCTGCCCCGAAACCAACCCGCAGCGCGTCCGCCATCACTACAGTCCTGGCGCTCAGCGGCACGCTGGTGGCACTCATGCAGACCCTGGTGGTGCCGCTGCTGCCCGACTTTCCGCGGATCCTTTCTGTCACGCCCGACGATGCATCCTGGCTGGTGACTGCCACGCTCCTCGCCAGCGCGGTCGCCACTCCTATCGTGTCCCGCAGTGCCGATATGTACGGCAAGCGGAAGATGATGGTCATCTGCCTGGCCATCATGGTGGCCGGTTCGGTCATGGCCGCCCTGGGCGGGACCTTCCTGTGGCTGATCATCGGGCGGGCGCTTCAGGGGTTCTCCGCGTCGCTGATCCCGGTGGGCATCAGCATCATGCGCGATGAACTGCCCAAGGAAAAGATGGGCTCCGCGGTGGCCCTCATGAGTGCCACCCTGGGCATCGGCAGCGCCATGGGCCTGCCGCTCGCCGGCCTCCTCTATGAAAGCCTCGGCTGGACGTCCATCTTCTGGGTCTCCGCGGCCGCCGGCATGCTGCTGCTGCTGGCGGTTGTGCTCGTGGTTCCGGAGTCCAAGGTGCGCACTCCCGGCCGCTTCGACTACGCGGGCGCGTTGGTGCTCTCCGCCGCACTGGGATCGCTGCTGTTGGCGATTTCCAAGGGGGGCGCCTGGGGGCTGGGGCTCGGAACCCGTGCTGCTGCTGTTCCTCGCGGCGGCGCTGCTGCTGGCCGCCTGGATTCCCTATGA
- a CDS encoding MFS transporter yields MLLLFLAAALLLAAWIPYELRVGQPMVDLRTTARRPVLMTNLASLLIGFAMFANMLLTTQQLQLPGATGYGFELNVITAGLCMVPSGLAMVVFAPVSGGIIRRFGGRSALMTGAGVMIVGYVGRVFFYDSITWVIIGSTVVSVGTAIAYAAMPTLIMGVVPITETASANGLNSLVRSIGTSTSSAAVAAVLTSVTIPLGAARLPSFDAFRDVFWMAALASAASVLAAIFIPRTITHRPSAPAAPELVVQGRVLAPDHRPLTPAVVTVLQTGGEPVDWSRVDTDGNYSVALPGAGKYLVVANAAGWAPMAEVFDFDGRTLKQNFLLQERLEIRGRAAIGSEPVTGAVVTLLHATGEHVDTARTDDDGVYTLPLPAAGRYIVAMLHPVTHQAVARKLAVDNRSVTMDLAAEPVPQGNGAEPVRA; encoded by the coding sequence GTGCTGCTGCTGTTCCTCGCGGCGGCGCTGCTGCTGGCCGCCTGGATTCCCTATGAGCTCAGGGTTGGCCAGCCCATGGTGGATCTTCGCACCACGGCGCGGCGGCCTGTCCTGATGACCAACCTCGCGTCACTGCTGATCGGTTTCGCGATGTTCGCCAACATGCTCCTCACCACCCAGCAGCTTCAGCTCCCCGGCGCCACCGGTTACGGCTTTGAACTGAACGTCATCACGGCCGGCCTCTGCATGGTGCCATCCGGACTGGCCATGGTGGTGTTCGCCCCGGTGTCCGGCGGCATCATCCGACGCTTCGGCGGCAGGTCCGCCCTGATGACCGGCGCCGGAGTGATGATCGTCGGGTACGTGGGCCGGGTCTTCTTCTACGACTCCATCACCTGGGTGATCATCGGCTCCACGGTGGTGAGCGTCGGCACGGCTATCGCGTATGCCGCCATGCCAACGCTGATCATGGGTGTCGTACCGATCACGGAGACCGCCTCCGCCAACGGACTCAACAGCCTGGTCCGCTCCATTGGCACGTCGACATCCAGCGCCGCCGTCGCCGCAGTACTGACCTCGGTCACCATTCCGCTCGGCGCCGCCCGGCTGCCCTCGTTCGACGCGTTCCGGGATGTGTTCTGGATGGCCGCGCTGGCCTCCGCCGCCTCCGTCCTCGCCGCCATCTTCATTCCCCGCACCATCACGCACCGCCCGTCCGCTCCGGCGGCACCAGAACTGGTGGTGCAGGGGCGCGTCCTGGCACCCGACCACCGCCCGCTCACTCCCGCCGTCGTCACCGTCCTCCAGACGGGGGGCGAGCCGGTGGACTGGAGCCGCGTGGACACCGACGGCAACTATTCGGTGGCACTGCCCGGCGCCGGGAAGTACCTCGTGGTGGCCAACGCGGCGGGCTGGGCGCCGATGGCGGAGGTCTTCGATTTCGACGGGCGCACGCTGAAGCAGAACTTCCTCTTGCAGGAGCGGCTGGAAATCAGGGGCCGGGCCGCCATCGGCAGCGAGCCCGTAACCGGCGCCGTGGTGACGCTGCTGCACGCCACCGGGGAGCATGTGGACACCGCACGGACGGACGACGACGGCGTGTACACACTTCCGCTGCCCGCCGCCGGACGCTACATAGTGGCTATGCTTCATCCCGTGACTCATCAAGCCGTGGCGCGGAAGCTCGCCGTCGACAACCGGTCCGTGACCATGGACCTAGCAGCTGAGCCCGTCCCGCAAGGGAACGGGGCAGAGCCGGTGCGCGCATGA
- a CDS encoding TetR/AcrR family transcriptional regulator, translating into MSSPSQESILTAAGRLFGERGYRAVTVRDIAAEAGVSAALVMKLFISKAKLFAAVQPDESLLTELSVPASELGGALVFRVLMRRERGMHEPWASIPINVHDAPDPDAARSELRERYLGSIAQLIGDATPDRRYASTVTALMTGFGETVRTLGLFDGWDFDELVAYFGGIVQAQIDACTAAHTKAAG; encoded by the coding sequence ATGAGCAGCCCCAGCCAGGAGTCCATCCTCACCGCGGCGGGCCGGCTGTTCGGCGAACGGGGCTACCGGGCCGTGACGGTCCGGGACATCGCCGCGGAGGCCGGGGTTTCGGCGGCCCTAGTGATGAAGCTGTTCATCTCCAAGGCCAAGCTGTTCGCGGCGGTGCAGCCGGACGAGTCGCTGCTCACCGAACTGTCTGTCCCGGCGTCCGAGCTCGGCGGCGCCCTGGTCTTCCGCGTGCTGATGCGGCGGGAACGCGGCATGCACGAGCCGTGGGCCAGCATTCCGATCAATGTTCACGATGCCCCGGATCCAGACGCGGCGCGGAGCGAACTGCGCGAACGCTACCTCGGCAGCATCGCACAGCTGATCGGGGATGCGACGCCGGACCGCCGTTATGCCTCGACTGTCACCGCCCTGATGACCGGCTTCGGCGAAACCGTGCGCACCCTGGGACTCTTCGACGGCTGGGACTTTGACGAGCTGGTGGCCTACTTCGGCGGGATCGTCCAGGCCCAGATCGACGCCTGCACTGCCGCACACACGAAAGCCGCTGGTTGA